A genomic segment from Salvia splendens isolate huo1 chromosome 13, SspV2, whole genome shotgun sequence encodes:
- the LOC121760625 gene encoding uncharacterized protein LOC121760625: MEPLTSPNPDKYSKVLGMHYKGSNINGKIWIFVEEGADFEVEDDSDQLLHGRFMCPRLSNPIMISAVYAKCSRGERLALWDKMRFIAQMAEGVSWIIGGNFNTILSPRDRMGSDTNRQVEMIDFAETIEDCRLLDPGFDGADYTWAKNGLLERLDRVLVSEMVAPLFDTVRVTNLPRVASDHEPVLVRGKLPTIQEGGRAFRFQNMWVRHEGFADLVQTDWMAPTEAGGLLNLKIKLTRVKKTLKRWNKEVALRWLEEGDKNTRFYQSWVKQKKIRLRIHKINVNGRELTDDREIRDSAVDFFQNLLAPNYPELAEPDLDLLHQLPFSEQLEDLPKPPDADEVKRAIFDISGNSAPGPDGFSATFFQTC; this comes from the exons atggagccccTTACCTCTCCAAATCCGGACAAGTATTCAAAGGTGTTGGGGATGCACTACAAGGGCTCAAACATcaatgggaaaatttggatcTTCGTGGAGGAGGGGGCGGATTTCGAAGTTGAAGATGATTCGGATCAGCTCTTACACGGACGATTCATGTGTCCTAGACTTTCTAACCCCATCATGATCTCGGCTGTTTATGCGAAATGTTCGAGAGGGGAACGGTTGGCTCTATGGGATAAGATGAGATTTATTGCTCAAATGGCGGAGGGAGTGTCGTGGATCATCGGGGGAAACTTCAATACCATCCTTTCCCCTCGAGATAGGATGGGCAGTGATACAAATCGGCAAGTGGAAATGATTGATTTTGCCGAAACCATTGAAGATTGTAGACTTCTAGACCCGGGCTTTGATGGAGCGGATTACACTTGGGCTAAAAATGGCCTCTTGGAAAGGCTGGATAGGGTGCTGGTTAGCGAGATGGTGGCGCCTCTCTTTGACACGGTAAGGGTCACAAACCTCCCTCGAGTAGCCTCGGACCACGAGCCGGTCCTAGTTAGAGGCAAACTACCGACCATTCAAGAGGGTGGCAGAGCGTTCcgattccaaaacatgtgggttagGCATGAAGGGTTTGCCGATCTGGTGCAAACGGATTGGATGGCCCCTACGGAGGCCGGGGGATTACTCAACTTGAAGATCAAACTAACTAGGGTTAAGAAAACGCTCAAAcggtggaacaaagag GTAGCCCTGAGATGGCTGGAAGAGGGGGATAAAAACACTAGgttctaccaaagttgggtgaagcagaaaAAGATTCGATTGAGAATTCACAAGATTAATGTCAATGGGAGGGAACTCACGGATGACCGTGAAATCAGAGACTCAGCAGTGGACTTTTTCCAAAATCTTCTTGCGCCTAACTACCCGGAGCTCGCTGAACCGGACCTTGACCTCTTGCACCAACTTCCCTTCTCGGAGCAACTGGAAGACCTCCCTAAACCGCCAGATGCGGATGAAGTTAAGCGAGCGATTTTTGACATCTCGGGAAATAGTGCACCCGGCCCGGATGggttctcggccaccttcttcCAAACTTGCTAG